TGTCGCTGACGGCGATGCTGAGCGGCATGTTGAACTCGCTGCATCATTTCTTCGCGGCCGCGATCGCACCGGTCTTCCTCAACGTGATGATGATCAGCGCGCTGTTCTGGGCTCTCTACACGGGATCCGATCCGGAAGTGACGGCCTGGTACCTTTCTTGGTCCGTGCTCGGCGCGGGCATTCTTCAGCTTGCCGTCGTCTATGCTGGCGTGCGCCATGCCGGCATGAGCATTGCATTCAAGTTTCCGCGCTTCACGCCCAATGTGAAGCGCCTGTTGATTCTGGCCGTTCCCGCGGCCGTCACCGGTGGGATCACCCAGATCAACCAGATGATCGGGCAGGCGATCGCATCGGGCAAGGAAGGCGCCATCGCAGCGCTGCAATATGCCGACCGCATCTACCAGCTGCCGCTCGGCGTGGTTGGCGTGGCCGTCGGCGTCGTTCTCCTTCCCGAGCTCGCGCGGGCGCTGAAGGCCGGCTTCATGAAGGAAGCCGCCAACACCCAGAACCGCTCGATCGAATTCGTTCTTTTCCTGACGCTGCCGGCCGCCGCCGCACTCTGGGTGCTTTCCGACGAGATCATCCGCGTGCTCTATGAACGCGGTGCTTTCTCCGAGCAGAACACCTCCGTCGTTGCCGACATTCTTGCCATTTATGGTCTCGGCCTGCCGGGTTTCGTTCTGATCAAGGCCCTGCAGCCCGGCTTTTATGCACGCGAGGATACGCGCACGCCGATGCGGTTCACCGGCATTTCCGTGGTCATCAACACGGCTCTTGCCGTCAGCCTTTTCCCGCTGATCGCGGAACGGGGCATCGCCGTCGCCGAAGCCGCTGCCGGCTGGACGAACACGCTGCTGCTGGGTGCAACACTTTACCGGCGCGGCCATCTCGAATGGGAATGGCCGCTCGTCGGGCGCGCGCTGAGGCTTGTGGCGGCCGCAGCCGTCATGTCGGGCGTGCTGGTCTATCTCCTGCACCTCTGGTCCGCCTGGCTTACGCCGCAGTCACCGCTTCTGACGCAGGTCACCGCTCTCGGCGGCCTGATTGCCGTTGCCATGGTTGTTTATTTCGGTGTCGCCTTTGCCATCGGCGGAGCAAATCTCGGTATGCTGCGCCGTAACCTCAAGCGAAAGCCGAGCGCGGCTACGTCACCCCCAGAGGCCTGAATCAAGACTTCCTTCGCGGCTTGAAGTTGGCGAGGCTGCCCTTGCTGCCGCCCCTGCCGCAGTAGGCCCAGCGGCGCTTGGGCCCTATGTCGACATGCACGAGGCCGTTGCAATACCGGCCGATGCCGCCGATACCGGGCGCGCTGGCCGCGGCCGCGAGGATCCGCCTTTCGGAAACGCCGGGTATCCGGAAATCCGCGGCATAGCAGCGTGTATGCTGCGACCGGCCGGAATGGGGTCGGTGCCCTGAGGTGATGATCAGTCGACGCCCGGTCTGTCTGGAGATATGGGCGAGAATGATCCTGAGACCCAAGGGAAAACAACTGGCCCGTACGCCGATCCGCTGCAGCGTGTAGGCGGCCGTATAGTCGTGCTGTTTCAGTGTAGCGGTCCGGTTTTTCCGCGTTTCCCCGGCGTTGACGTCGACTTGCGTGGTGAGCGTCATAAGGCAGGCAAGCATGACGCGAATGGCTGAGCGCATGGCATCCCCCTGAAAAATGGCTTCCGTGAACGGGAGCCGATTTCGGAGGCGGCAATTTCATTTCAGATTAAGGAGAAAATGTGGAATGCAATGCCATGAATTAGGATTAACTATTTCTTGTATCAAGACATGTCAGATGCTTGCCGAGAATGGTTATGCGGATTGTCCGGCGACCGTTCGTGAGGCATGGTTCGGTGTCCTGTTCCGGAGCGCCCCATGACTGGTCAGTCTGTCTTTCTCGTTACCATCGTCGTCGACGATTATGATCGCGCCAAGGCGTTCTATTGCGGTTGTCTGGGCTTCGAATGCCTTGAGGACAAGGATCTGCCGGACGCCAAACGGTGGGTCGTGGTGAAGCCTCGGAGCGGCGAGGGCGCGGCCCTGCTGCTGGCGCAAGCGGACGGCGAGGCCGAGCTTGCCGCGATTGGTTGCCAGACGGGCGGACGCGTCGGTTTCTTCCTGAAGACGGATGATTTTGCCCGCGATCACGCGGCCTTCGTTGCTGCTGGTGTGAGCTTCCTCGAAGCGCCGCGATACGAGCCTTACGGCACGGTCGCCGTTTTCCGAGACCTTTACGGAAACCGCTGGGATCTCATAGAACACGCGGCTTGACTGCGGCGAACGAGCCCCTTGATTGCTGGCCCACGGCGGTGCATAAGCCCAACGTATTTCGATCGACAGATCGGGCCCTCCACCAGCCTGTTGAGGACAATCATGGGTGAGTTCAAGCCGCTGGTTTTCTCCGGCGTTCAGCCGACCGGCAACCTTCATCTCGGTAATTATCTCGGCGCCATCAGAAAGTTCGTGGCCCTGCAGGAAAACAACGATTGCATCTATTGCGTCGTCGACCTGCACGCGCTGACCGCGCAGCTCGTTCACGAAGACATGGCCAGCCAGATCCGCTCGATCACGGCGGCCTTCCTGGCAAGCGGCATCGACCCGAAGAGCCATATCGTCTTCAACCAGTCGGCTGTGCCGCAGCATGCGGAACTCGCCTGGATCTTCAATTGCGTCGCCCGTATCGGCTGGATGAACCGCATGACGCAGTTCAAGGACAAGGCCGGCAAGGACCGCGAGCAGGCCTCGCTCGGTCTTTACGCCTATCCGAGCCTGATGGCGGCGGACATCCTGGTTTACCGCGCCACCCATGTTCCGGTGGGCGAGGACCAGAAGCAGCACCTTGAGCTGACCCGCGATATCGCCATGAAGTTCAATCTCGACTTCATGGAGCATATTCGCCGCGCTGGCCAGGGCATCGACATCACCGTCGGTGACGAGCCCGTGCATGCCTATTTCCCGATGGTGGAGCCATTGATCGATGGCCCGGCGCCGCGTGTCATGAGCCTGAAGGACGGCACCAAGAAGATGTCGAAGTCGGATCCGTCCGATCTCTCACGCGTCAACCTGATGGACGATGCCGAGACGATCTCGAAGAAGATCCGCAAGGCGAAGACCGATCCCGACGCGCTTCCGAGCGAGACCGAGGGCCTGAAGGGCCGCCCGGAAGCCGACAACCTCGTCGGCATCTTTGCGGCGCTGGCCGACAAGTCGAAGGAAGACGTGCTGAAAGACTTCGGCGGCCAGCAGTTCTCGGTCTTCAAGCCGGCTCTGGTGGAGCTTGCTGTTGATGTTCTGTCGCCGATCAGCGCTGAAATGCGCAAGCTCATGGCGGACCCTGCGCACATCGACAGCATCCTGCGCGATGGCGGTGAAAGGGCACGGGCACGGGCCGAGAAAACCATGAACGAAGTCCGCGACATTATCGGCTTCGTGAAGTAAAGTCCCGACGAGTCACGCGGCCGTTCGACCGGAGCCGGCCGCGGACAGGGCGAAAGATAAACTGATCCGGCGGCGGGGTCCTGTATGGTTTCAACACGGCTTTCACGCCTTGAGGGTCACCGCCGCAAGTTCATGGCGGTGATCGATAATACGCCGGAATGCTCGCGCGCCGTGCACTATGCCGGACGCCGTGCGAAGAATTCCAATGGCGGCCTGGTGCTGATCTACGTCATTCCGGAAGGCGACTTCCAGCAATGGCTCGGCGTCGAGGAAATCATGCGGGCCGAGGCGCGTGAAGAGGCCGAGGCCATCATGGCGAAAGCGGCGCAGACCGTGCGCGAGACGATCGGCATCGAGCCCGAGATCGTCATTCGCGAAGGCAGTTCCGCAGCGCAGATCAATTCGCTCATCGAGGAGGATCGGGATATCGCCATTCTCGTTCTCGCGGCCGGTTCGACCAAGGAAGGCCCTGGTCCGCTCGTCTCGATGATCGCAGGACGCGGCGCTGCGTTTCCCATTCCGGTGACGGTGTTGCCGGATTCACTGACCGACGAGGAAATCGACGCTCTTTGCTAGCAGGATGGCAATCGTCAAATCTGACTTGAAGCGGCCTCTCATCGGGCCTATCTTCTTTTGAAGAATTCTAATTTTGTTGGCGACGAATGACAGGTCGCCCGGAGGTTCAGATGTTCATCCAGACGGAATCCACGCCGAACCCGGCAACCCTGAAGTTCCTGCCGGGCAAGGTGGTGATGGAAAGCGGCACCGCCGAATTCCGCGATGCCGCGAGTGCCGCGGTTTCTCCGCTCGCCAGCCGGCTCTTCGACGTCCCCGGCGTCACAGGCGTTTTCTTCGGCTACGATTTCGTGACCGTTACCAAGGACGGCCCGGAATGGCCGCACCTGAAGCCTGCGATCCTTGGCACGATCATGGAACACTTCATGAGCGGCGCGAAGGTCATGGGATCCGGTGCCGCCGCCGATGAAGCCGATACCGATGGCGAATTCTTTGAGGCCGGTGACGAGAACATCGTCGCGACCATCAAGGAACTCCTCGAAACGCGTGTCCGCCCTGCCGTTGCCCAGGATGGCGGCGACATCACCTTCCGCGGTTTCAAGGACGGCAAGGTCTATCTCAACATGAAGGGCGCCTGCTCCGGCTGCCCGTCCTCGACCGCCACGCTGAAGCATGGCGTGCAGAACCTGCTCAGGCATTTCGTGCCGGAAGTGCAGGAAGTCGAGGCGGTCTGATACGGACCGGCAGGGGGAGGGGATGATCGTTCTGGCGATCGATACAGCGGGCGTGGATTGCTCCGCCGCGATCTATGACAGCAGCAAGGACAAGCTCCTGGGCGCCGCGACCGAAACCCTCGGTCGTGGTCATGCGGAGCATTTGATGCGTATGATCGACGAGGCGCTGGCCCAATCCTCGCTCTCCCTTGACGACGTCGAGCGTATCGCGGTCACGATCGGCCCGGGCTCGTTCACCGGTATCCGTGTGGGTGTCGCGACCGCGCGCGGTCTTGCGCTGGCGCTTGGTGTCGAAGCTGTCGGCGTTTCGACGCTTTCGGTATTGGCGAATGCGGTGGGGGTGACTGACACGCCTGTGCTCGCCGCCATGGATGCCAAGCGCGAGGAAATCTACCTTCAGCCGTTTTCGGCCACGGGCACCCCGCTCGGCGAACCGCGCATCGAAAACCTCTCCGGCTTTGCTGCTCTCGCTGAGGACGAAGCCTATCGTGTCGTGGGTTCGGCGGAAGCCCTGCTTGCCGATCCTCGGGCCGTCACGCCGCCGGATCATTTCCCGATCGGGATCGTGGCTCGCCTCGGCGCGGAGGCCGAAACGACGAGCCCGCCGAAACCGCTCTATCTGCGTGGCCCCGATGCCAAGCCGCAGGCAGGGTTTGCGGTTGCCAGAACATGAAATACCAAGGCATCAGATAATGCGCGATACCTACTTTTCCCGTCAGCCCGAGTTCGAAATCGTCCCGATGACCGCGGAGCATTGCGCCGAGGTGGCCGAACTCCATACGCTGCGCTTTGCACGGCCGTGGAATGACGGGGAATTCCTGAGCCTGCTTCTGCAGCCGAACTCCTTCGGCTTCGTCATGCGACAGACCAATACGCTGATCTTCAAGGCGCCGCTTGCTGGTTTCGTGCTGGCCCGCGAGGTTGCCGGCGAAGCCGAAATCCTGACGATCGCCGTGAGTGAAAAATGTGCCCGCTTCGGTCTCGGATGGAGGCTGATGCAGGCGGCGATGCGGGAGGCGAGAAGCCGGGGCGGGGAAACCATGTTCCTGGAAGTCGATGACGGCAATGTGCCGGCCCTTGGCCTTTACCGGAAGCTCGGCTTCGAGAAGGCGGGAGAACGCCCGGCATATTATGCGGATGAAAAGGGGCGGCGGTCGTCGGCGCTTGTCATGCGGCGCGATCTTCGCTAGTTCGGTTTCACTGTCCGAAGCGCACCGCGCAAATCTGCGCATCGCTTTTATGACGACGACACCGTAAGAACAAGAATCTGAAGCGTGGGAGCTGATCCGAAAAGATCGCGACACGCGTCAGCCTTATCTGAAGAGATGCCGGGGCCATGACCGATACTCCGAAATCGTTGGAAGCGTTGTGCGCCGAGCGGGGCATGCGCATGACCGAGCAGCGCCGCGTCATTGCGCGCATTCTGGAAGAATCGGAAGATCATCCCGATGTCGAGGAACTTTACCGGCGTTCGGTGAAGATCGACAGCCGCATTTCCATCTCGACGGTTTACCGCACGGTGAAGCTCTTCGAAGATGCCGGCATCATCGAGCGTCACGATTTTCGCGATGGCCGCTCGCGCTATGAAACGGTTCCCGAGGAGCATCACGATCACCTGATCGACCTCAAGAACGGTGATGTCATCGAGTTTCATTCGCCTGAAATCGAGGCCCTGCAGGAACGTATCGCCCGCGAACACGGCTTCAAGCTCGTCGGTCATCGTCTGGAACTCTATGGTGTTCCGATTGGCAAGGATGAAGGCTGAGCGATGACCTCTCTTCCGGAGGCTGCGGCTTGATCAACTGGCTGCGCATTGTCGTCAACATGACCATTCTGGCGATCGTGACGATCGTCCTTGCGCCCATTCAGGTTCTTGCTCTTTTCTTCGACTGGAAGCTGCGTCGGCGTCTGCCGAGGCTTTGGCATCGCGTCGCCTGTCGCATGCTGGGCATCCGCGTCCATGTTCACGGTGCGATCGATCGCCGCCGTCCCCTGATGCTCGCCGCCAACCACGCGTCGTGGAAGGACATTCTGGTTCTGGGGTCGCTCGCCGATGTTGTCTTCATTGCCAAGACGGAGGTGGCTTCCTGGCCGGTCTTCGGTCTTCTGGCAAAGCTACAGAAGAGCATTTTCGTGGTCCGCGAGGAGCGGCGCCGCACCGGCGATCAGGTAAACGAGATCGCCTCCCGCATGGCGGATGGCGAGATCGTCGTGCTCTTCCCGGAGGGCACAACATCCGACGGGAATCGCGTGCTGGAGGTCAAGACCTCGCTTTTCGGCGCGGCATCCGTTGCCCTGCCGCTCGCTCCGCGAGGGGTCGTGCATGTCCAGCCGGTGGCGATCGCCTATACCCGTGTGCAGGGCCTGCCGATGGGCCGCTATCATCGCCCGATTGCCGGCTGGCCGGGCGACATTACCCTCCTGCCGCATCTCATCGGCATATTGAAAGCCGGTGCCCTCGATGTGGATGTCAGCTTCGGCGAGACCTATGATTACGCGGATGGCAGCAATCGCAAGCATCTGGCGGCCTTCGTGGAAAGCCGCATGCGCAGGATGCTTCTCGGCCACCTGCGCGGTCGTCCCGTACGGGACCTGTGATTTTTCGGTTTAACCGGCGCGCAAAAACCACTAAATAGCCCGCATGACCCAGGACATCGCCATTTCTTCAGCATCCGAGCTGCCGGCCGCCGGAGCAACCACAGCATCGCGCAAGGTCTTCATCAAGACCTACGGCTGTCAGATGAACGTCTACGACTCCGGCCGCATGACCGATGCGCTGGCAGCCGAAGGCTATGTCGCGACCGAGGAAATGGAAGAGGCAGACCTCGTCCTGCTCAACACCTGTCATATCAGGGAAAAGGCGGCCGAGAAGGTCTATTCCGCGCTTGGCCGCCTGCGTGAGACCAAGAAGGCGCGTGCTGCCGAAGGTCGCGAGTTCATGATCGGCGTTGCCGGTTGCGTTGCTCAGGCCGAAGGCGAGGAAATCTCTCGCCGTGAACCGGCCGTCGACGTGGTGATCGGGCCGCAGACCTATCATCGCCTGCCGCAGGCCCTGAAACGCGCCCGCACCGGCGAGCGCGTGGTCGATACCGAATATGCGCTGGAAGACAAGTTCGAGCACCTTCCCGATCCGAAGAAGGCAAAGACCGGCCCGCGCAACGTCACCGCGTTCCTGACCGTGCAGGAAGGCTGCGACAAGTTCTGCACCTTCTGTGTCGTTCCCTATACGCGCGGCTCGGAGGTTTCCCGGCCGCTTGCGCAGATCGTTGGGGAAGCGGAAAAGCTCGTTGCCACGGGCGTGCGCGAGCTCACCCTGCTGGGCCAGAACGTCAATGCCTGGCATGGCGTCGATGCCGCGGGACAGGAGCTCGGCCTCGGCGATCTTCTTTATCGGCTGGCGGAAATTCCCGGCCTTGCCCGCCTGCGCTACACCACCAGCCATCCCCGCGACATGGACGACCGGCTGATCGAGGCGCACCGCGATCTGAGGATGCTGATGCCCTATCTGCATCTGCCGGTGCAATCCGGCTCCGACCGTATCCTGAAAGCGATGAACCGCCGCCACAAGGCTGCCGAGTACATCGCCCTCATTGAGCGCATCCGTGCCGCCCGCCCCGACATCGCGCTATCAGGCGACTTCATCGTCGGCTTCCCCGGCGAAACGGACGAGGACTTCGAGGCGACCCTCGAACTGGTCCGCAAGGTAGGTTATGCACAGGCTTATTCGTTCAAATATTCGACCCGCCCGGGCACGCCCGGAGCCGATCTGCCGGACCAGGTTCCGGAGGACGTAAAGACCGAAAGGCTTGCGCGGCTGCAGGATTTGCTGCTTCGGCAGCAACATGAATTTGCCCGCTCCTTGATCGGCGAGACAATCGACCTACTTCTGGAGAAGCCGGGACGGTTGCCGGGACAGCTGATCGGACGCTCTCCATGGCTGCAGTCTGTGAATGTTGATGCAAAGTCATCGCAAATCGGTGACATTATAAATGTACGAATCACCGCAGCCGGCCCAAACAGCTTGTTTGCCGAGGTGGCAGAGAGTTAGAGTGAGGGCCTGATACCTGATCGAGCAGGAGCCTTATCGCTTGAACGCACAAGAAGTGATTTCTTCACCTTCGCGCAACACCCGAACCGCTGCGACCGACGCCAATCACTTCATCTTGACGTTCGAGAACAATCGCTTCGCCAGCGAACTGTTCGGTCAATTCGATCAGCACCTGAAATTGCTGGAGCAGCGTCTTCATATCGACGCGCGGGCCCGCGGAAACTCCGTATCCATCTCAGGTGATCTGGTCGCCACCAATCAGGCGCGCAGGGCTCTCGATTTCCTCTATGCCCGGCTTCAGAGCGGCGGCACGGTGGAAATTTCCGATGTGGAAGGGGCTATCCGCATGGCGGTTGCCGCCGATGATCAGCTGTCTCTGCCGACGATGGAGCGCAAGGCCAAGCTGACCATGGCGCAGATCTCCACGCGCAAGAAGACGATCGCTGCTCGTACGCCGACACAGGACGCCTATATGCGGGCGCTGGAACGCTCCGAACTGGTCTTCGGCGTTGGTCCGGCCGGTACCGGCAAGACCTATCTCGCCGTGGCGCACGCCGCCCAGTTGCTGGAGCGCGGTCTGGTCGATCGCATTGTGCTGTCCCGCCCGGCTGTTGAAGCCGGTGAACGTCTTGGCTTCCTGCCCGGCGACATGAAGGAAAAGGTCGATCCGTATCTGCGGCCGCTCTATGACGCCCTCTACGACATGATCCCGGGCGACAAGGTGGAGCGGGCAATCACCGCCGGCGTCATCGAAATCGCGCCGCTGGCCTTCATGCGTGGCCGTACGCTTTCCAACGCTGCCGTCATCCTCGACGAGGCCCAGAACACCACGTCGATGCAGATGAAGATGTTCCTGACCCGTCTCGGCGAAAATGCCCGGATGATCGTGACGGGCGACCCGAGCCAGGTGGACTTGCCGCGTGGCGTGACTTCCGGTCTGGTCGAGGCTCTGCAGATCCTCAAGGGGGTCGAGGGTGTTTCGGTCGTGCGCTTCAAGGATGTCGATGTCGTGCGCCATCCTCTGGTCGGACGTATTGTAAAGGCTTATGATGCCCAGTATGCGGTGCACGAGGAAAGCGAAAAGATCGACCGTTGAGGTCGAAACGGCACCCTATGCAGTTACTGGACATACAGATCTCGATTGAAACGGAAGGCTGGCCAACGGAAGAGGTGCTGGAGGTCATGGCCTCCCGTGTGCTCGGCATGGCGGCGGATTTCCTGCGCGACGAGGAAAAGCAGCCCTTCCCCGGCATGCCGGTGGAGGTCTCGCTGGTCTTCTGCGACGACGATACCATTCAGGATATCAACGCAGAATGGCGCAACCAGGACAAGCCGACCAACGTGCTGTCCTTTCCGGCGTTCCCCCTCGTGCCGGGCGGTAAGCCCGGCCCGATGCTGGGCGATATCATCATCGCGCGCGAAACCGTGGCGCGCGAAGCGGCCGATCTCGGCAAGAGCTTCGAGGAGCACCTGACGCATCTTATGGTGCATGGTTTCCTGCATCTCTTCGGTTATGATCACATGGAAGTGCAGGAGGCGGAAAGAATGGAGTCGCTTGAGACTCGCATTTTGGCGTCACTTGGCTTATCTGATCCCTATGCGGGGCAGGACCCGCTTTGATAGTCAGGACCAATGAACGATTTTTCGACGAAAGTGGCCGCAGAGGCCGATGAAGGGTCGGAGGGTTCCTCTTCGGACGAAGGCAGTAGTCCTTCGC
The window above is part of the Rhizobium sp. ACO-34A genome. Proteins encoded here:
- a CDS encoding tryptophan--tRNA ligase; the encoded protein is MGEFKPLVFSGVQPTGNLHLGNYLGAIRKFVALQENNDCIYCVVDLHALTAQLVHEDMASQIRSITAAFLASGIDPKSHIVFNQSAVPQHAELAWIFNCVARIGWMNRMTQFKDKAGKDREQASLGLYAYPSLMAADILVYRATHVPVGEDQKQHLELTRDIAMKFNLDFMEHIRRAGQGIDITVGDEPVHAYFPMVEPLIDGPAPRVMSLKDGTKKMSKSDPSDLSRVNLMDDAETISKKIRKAKTDPDALPSETEGLKGRPEADNLVGIFAALADKSKEDVLKDFGGQQFSVFKPALVELAVDVLSPISAEMRKLMADPAHIDSILRDGGERARARAEKTMNEVRDIIGFVK
- a CDS encoding NifU family protein — translated: MFIQTESTPNPATLKFLPGKVVMESGTAEFRDAASAAVSPLASRLFDVPGVTGVFFGYDFVTVTKDGPEWPHLKPAILGTIMEHFMSGAKVMGSGAAADEADTDGEFFEAGDENIVATIKELLETRVRPAVAQDGGDITFRGFKDGKVYLNMKGACSGCPSSTATLKHGVQNLLRHFVPEVQEVEAV
- a CDS encoding murein biosynthesis integral membrane protein MurJ — translated: MSLVKKFMTVGGATLGSRVFGFARETLMAAALGTGPMADVFYAAFRFPNLFRRLFAEGAFNAAFVPLFAKEIEANGVDGAKRFSEEVFGVLFSVLMLITIVMELAMPFLVSWIIAPGFVGDDAKFSLTVRLAAVMFPYLMCMSLTAMLSGMLNSLHHFFAAAIAPVFLNVMMISALFWALYTGSDPEVTAWYLSWSVLGAGILQLAVVYAGVRHAGMSIAFKFPRFTPNVKRLLILAVPAAVTGGITQINQMIGQAIASGKEGAIAALQYADRIYQLPLGVVGVAVGVVLLPELARALKAGFMKEAANTQNRSIEFVLFLTLPAAAALWVLSDEIIRVLYERGAFSEQNTSVVADILAIYGLGLPGFVLIKALQPGFYAREDTRTPMRFTGISVVINTALAVSLFPLIAERGIAVAEAAAGWTNTLLLGATLYRRGHLEWEWPLVGRALRLVAAAAVMSGVLVYLLHLWSAWLTPQSPLLTQVTALGGLIAVAMVVYFGVAFAIGGANLGMLRRNLKRKPSAATSPPEA
- a CDS encoding universal stress protein UspA, with the protein product MVSTRLSRLEGHRRKFMAVIDNTPECSRAVHYAGRRAKNSNGGLVLIYVIPEGDFQQWLGVEEIMRAEAREEAEAIMAKAAQTVRETIGIEPEIVIREGSSAAQINSLIEEDRDIAILVLAAGSTKEGPGPLVSMIAGRGAAFPIPVTVLPDSLTDEEIDALC
- a CDS encoding peptidase M15, whose protein sequence is MRSAIRVMLACLMTLTTQVDVNAGETRKNRTATLKQHDYTAAYTLQRIGVRASCFPLGLRIILAHISRQTGRRLIITSGHRPHSGRSQHTRCYAADFRIPGVSERRILAAAASAPGIGGIGRYCNGLVHVDIGPKRRWAYCGRGGSKGSLANFKPRRKS
- a CDS encoding tRNA (adenosine(37)-N6)-threonylcarbamoyltransferase complex dimerization subunit type 1 TsaB, yielding MIVLAIDTAGVDCSAAIYDSSKDKLLGAATETLGRGHAEHLMRMIDEALAQSSLSLDDVERIAVTIGPGSFTGIRVGVATARGLALALGVEAVGVSTLSVLANAVGVTDTPVLAAMDAKREEIYLQPFSATGTPLGEPRIENLSGFAALAEDEAYRVVGSAEALLADPRAVTPPDHFPIGIVARLGAEAETTSPPKPLYLRGPDAKPQAGFAVART
- a CDS encoding 1-acyl-sn-glycerol-3-phosphate acyltransferase; the encoded protein is MINWLRIVVNMTILAIVTIVLAPIQVLALFFDWKLRRRLPRLWHRVACRMLGIRVHVHGAIDRRRPLMLAANHASWKDILVLGSLADVVFIAKTEVASWPVFGLLAKLQKSIFVVREERRRTGDQVNEIASRMADGEIVVLFPEGTTSDGNRVLEVKTSLFGAASVALPLAPRGVVHVQPVAIAYTRVQGLPMGRYHRPIAGWPGDITLLPHLIGILKAGALDVDVSFGETYDYADGSNRKHLAAFVESRMRRMLLGHLRGRPVRDL
- a CDS encoding tRNA (N6-isopentenyl adenosine(37)-C2)-methylthiotransferase MiaB encodes the protein MTQDIAISSASELPAAGATTASRKVFIKTYGCQMNVYDSGRMTDALAAEGYVATEEMEEADLVLLNTCHIREKAAEKVYSALGRLRETKKARAAEGREFMIGVAGCVAQAEGEEISRREPAVDVVIGPQTYHRLPQALKRARTGERVVDTEYALEDKFEHLPDPKKAKTGPRNVTAFLTVQEGCDKFCTFCVVPYTRGSEVSRPLAQIVGEAEKLVATGVRELTLLGQNVNAWHGVDAAGQELGLGDLLYRLAEIPGLARLRYTTSHPRDMDDRLIEAHRDLRMLMPYLHLPVQSGSDRILKAMNRRHKAAEYIALIERIRAARPDIALSGDFIVGFPGETDEDFEATLELVRKVGYAQAYSFKYSTRPGTPGADLPDQVPEDVKTERLARLQDLLLRQQHEFARSLIGETIDLLLEKPGRLPGQLIGRSPWLQSVNVDAKSSQIGDIINVRITAAGPNSLFAEVAES
- a CDS encoding ribosomal-protein-alanine acetyltransferase, with the translated sequence MRDTYFSRQPEFEIVPMTAEHCAEVAELHTLRFARPWNDGEFLSLLLQPNSFGFVMRQTNTLIFKAPLAGFVLAREVAGEAEILTIAVSEKCARFGLGWRLMQAAMREARSRGGETMFLEVDDGNVPALGLYRKLGFEKAGERPAYYADEKGRRSSALVMRRDLR
- a CDS encoding extradiol dioxygenase → MTGQSVFLVTIVVDDYDRAKAFYCGCLGFECLEDKDLPDAKRWVVVKPRSGEGAALLLAQADGEAELAAIGCQTGGRVGFFLKTDDFARDHAAFVAAGVSFLEAPRYEPYGTVAVFRDLYGNRWDLIEHAA
- a CDS encoding transcriptional repressor, producing the protein MTDTPKSLEALCAERGMRMTEQRRVIARILEESEDHPDVEELYRRSVKIDSRISISTVYRTVKLFEDAGIIERHDFRDGRSRYETVPEEHHDHLIDLKNGDVIEFHSPEIEALQERIAREHGFKLVGHRLELYGVPIGKDEG
- a CDS encoding phosphate starvation-inducible protein PhoH, whose translation is MNAQEVISSPSRNTRTAATDANHFILTFENNRFASELFGQFDQHLKLLEQRLHIDARARGNSVSISGDLVATNQARRALDFLYARLQSGGTVEISDVEGAIRMAVAADDQLSLPTMERKAKLTMAQISTRKKTIAARTPTQDAYMRALERSELVFGVGPAGTGKTYLAVAHAAQLLERGLVDRIVLSRPAVEAGERLGFLPGDMKEKVDPYLRPLYDALYDMIPGDKVERAITAGVIEIAPLAFMRGRTLSNAAVILDEAQNTTSMQMKMFLTRLGENARMIVTGDPSQVDLPRGVTSGLVEALQILKGVEGVSVVRFKDVDVVRHPLVGRIVKAYDAQYAVHEESEKIDR
- a CDS encoding rRNA maturation RNase YbeY, translating into MQLLDIQISIETEGWPTEEVLEVMASRVLGMAADFLRDEEKQPFPGMPVEVSLVFCDDDTIQDINAEWRNQDKPTNVLSFPAFPLVPGGKPGPMLGDIIIARETVAREAADLGKSFEEHLTHLMVHGFLHLFGYDHMEVQEAERMESLETRILASLGLSDPYAGQDPL